One segment of candidate division KSB1 bacterium DNA contains the following:
- a CDS encoding STAS domain-containing protein, with translation MFEAELKNNNDIKLTGRFDASQVENAKEVFNSVTSSCEVDFTNLEYISSAGLSVLLVTQKRLSESENSLKLTNMNKHIRDVFRYAGFDTVFEIA, from the coding sequence ATGTTTGAAGCAGAACTGAAAAACAACAACGATATAAAGCTCACTGGTAGATTCGATGCCTCCCAGGTTGAAAACGCAAAAGAAGTGTTTAATTCCGTAACGAGTTCTTGTGAAGTCGATTTCACAAACCTTGAATATATTTCAAGCGCCGGGTTAAGTGTTTTGCTTGTGACGCAAAAAAGATTGAGTGAATCGGAGAACAGTCTGAAATTGACAAATATGAACAAGCATATTCGAGATGTATTTCGATACGCAGGTTTCGATACGGTTTTTGAAATTGCGTAG